The Perca fluviatilis chromosome 2, GENO_Pfluv_1.0, whole genome shotgun sequence genome includes a region encoding these proteins:
- the or95a1 gene encoding odorant receptor 129-1: protein MQNLTEFAGNATSHKSLSVIIKVCVVIPFFCVFLCCIIVMLHIFASHKQFLDTSRYILFAYMLINDTLQLLSSVLLFLFVMGQVKFAIVYCIPLLFLSTATFQNTPLILATMSLERYVAILYPLQRPAAWRSDRIWIIILSLWLISCIFPMIHYSIGKRDPAVDILSTSVLCKSIVVNKSPIQALFQATVNILFFAVVAVIILFTYVRILLETRKLRQDKVSVSKAMHTVLLHGFQLLLCMLAFTLPITENLIVLHVNWLPEDIAFFNYFCFILIPRFLSPLIYGFRDKSVRGCIEKTFLCFSNKVIPGGRGKLQDNVTAS from the coding sequence ATGCAGAATCTGACTGAATTTGCGGGCAATGCAACTTCCCACAAAAGTCTGTCTGTGATCATCAAGGTGTGTGTGGTTATCCCCTTCTTCTGCGTCTTCCTCTGCTGCATTATTGTCATGCTGCACATATTTGCATCTCACAAGCAGTTCCTGGACACCTCACGTTACATCCTGTTTGCCTACATGCTGATCAATGACACTCTCCAGCTCTTGTCCTCTGTGCTGCTCTTCCTCTTTGTCATGGGCCAGGTGAAATTTGCTATTGTATACTGTATTCCTCTGCTGTTCCTGTCCACTGCCACTTTCCAGAACACACCTTTAATCCTGGCCACCATGTCACTGGAGCGATATGTTGCCATCTTGTATCCCCTGCAGCGGCCGGCCGCCTGGCGCTCAGACCGTATCTGGATCATTATTCTGTCCCTGTGGCTCATCAGCTGTATCTTCCCCATGATTCACTACTCCATTGGGAAAAGAGATCCTGCTGTAGATATCCTCTCTACCTCTGTACTTTGCAAATCTATCGTTGTCAACAAATCTCCAATCCAGGCATTGTTCCAAGCTACTGTAAATATTCTCTTCTTTGCAGTAGTGGCTGTTATCATCCTCTTTACATACGTGAGAATCCTGCTGGAAACCAGGAAGCTGAGACAGGATAAAGTGTCTGTGAGCAAAGCCATGCACACTGTGCTGCTCCACGGCTTTCAGCTGCTGCTGTGCATGTTGGCCTTCACTCTCCCCATTACTGAAAATCTCATAGTGCTGCATGTCAACTGGCTGCCAGAGGACATTgccttttttaattatttctgtTTCATCCTTATTCCACGCTTTCTAAGCCCGCTCATCTACGGCTTTAGAGATAAGAGTGTCAGGGGCTGCATCGAGAAAACATTTCTCTGCTTCTCAAACAAAGTCATACCCGGTGGGAGAGGCAAGCTGCAGGACAACGTGACTGCTTCCTGA
- the LOC120554038 gene encoding diablo homolog, mitochondrial-like isoform X1, translating into MQAVGKCSVCASRAVGGLLRNQTDFSLLRSNKTCIRFLSSSKSDLFSGMKPGVQKFGEQTDPAHMSIAPFSVGRGLDAIPSTQEMENLSHDSLIRRAVSVVTDSSSTFLSQTSLALINALKDYSKALHTRIALQRRYLASLGKLTPAEKDSFLEVINGQRAEVSDRLHECKHFESTWINAINLCKMAAEAANVSGAEQASITVMTNIQMAQSQVGEARKMSAAADKMLAETKVEEIQRMAEYVSFLDNSEEYEVQEAYLRED; encoded by the exons ATGCAAGCTGTTGGTAAGTGTTCAGTGTGTGCTAGTCGTGCTGTCGGAGGACTTCTGCGAAATCAGACAGACTTTTCACTGCTGCGGAGCAACAAGACCTGTATACGTTTCCTAAG CAGTTCAAAGAGTGACCTATTTAGCGGCATGAAGCCTGGAGTCCAGAAGTTTGGGGAACAGACAGATCCTGCACATATGAGCATAGCACCTTTCAGTGTTGGCCGTGGGCTTGATGCTATCCCGTCTACACAG GAAATGGAAAACCTCTCTCATGACTCTCTGATCAGAAGAGCAGTCTCCGTGGTGACAGACAGTTCAAGTACCTTCCTCTCCCAGACCTCCTTGGCTCTCATAAATGCCCTTAAGGACTACTCAAAG GCTTTGCACACACGCATTGCTCTCCAAAGACGGTATTTAGCCTCTCTGGGAAAACTGACCCCAGCAGAGAAGGATTCGTTCCTGGAGGTTATCAATGGCCAGCGTGCAGAG GTTAGTGACAGACTACATGAATGCAAACACTTTGAGTCAACCTGGATCAATGCTATCAACTTGTGTAAAATGGCAGCCGAGGCAGCAAACGTTTCAG GAGCCGAGCAGGCGTCCATCACAGTGATGACAAACATTCAGATGGCCCAGTCGCAGGTGGGGGAAGCTCGGAAAATGTCAGCGGCTGCAGATAAGATGTTGGCCGAGACTAAAGTAGAAGAGATCCAAAGGATGGCAGAATATGTTTCGTTTCTAGACAATAGCGAGGAGTATGAGGTGCAGGAAGCTTATCTACGAGAGGACTAA
- the LOC120554038 gene encoding diablo homolog, mitochondrial-like isoform X2, producing the protein MQAVGKCSVCASRAVGGLLRNQTDFSLLRSNKTCIRFLSSKSDLFSGMKPGVQKFGEQTDPAHMSIAPFSVGRGLDAIPSTQEMENLSHDSLIRRAVSVVTDSSSTFLSQTSLALINALKDYSKALHTRIALQRRYLASLGKLTPAEKDSFLEVINGQRAEVSDRLHECKHFESTWINAINLCKMAAEAANVSGAEQASITVMTNIQMAQSQVGEARKMSAAADKMLAETKVEEIQRMAEYVSFLDNSEEYEVQEAYLRED; encoded by the exons ATGCAAGCTGTTGGTAAGTGTTCAGTGTGTGCTAGTCGTGCTGTCGGAGGACTTCTGCGAAATCAGACAGACTTTTCACTGCTGCGGAGCAACAAGACCTGTATACGTTTCCTAAG TTCAAAGAGTGACCTATTTAGCGGCATGAAGCCTGGAGTCCAGAAGTTTGGGGAACAGACAGATCCTGCACATATGAGCATAGCACCTTTCAGTGTTGGCCGTGGGCTTGATGCTATCCCGTCTACACAG GAAATGGAAAACCTCTCTCATGACTCTCTGATCAGAAGAGCAGTCTCCGTGGTGACAGACAGTTCAAGTACCTTCCTCTCCCAGACCTCCTTGGCTCTCATAAATGCCCTTAAGGACTACTCAAAG GCTTTGCACACACGCATTGCTCTCCAAAGACGGTATTTAGCCTCTCTGGGAAAACTGACCCCAGCAGAGAAGGATTCGTTCCTGGAGGTTATCAATGGCCAGCGTGCAGAG GTTAGTGACAGACTACATGAATGCAAACACTTTGAGTCAACCTGGATCAATGCTATCAACTTGTGTAAAATGGCAGCCGAGGCAGCAAACGTTTCAG GAGCCGAGCAGGCGTCCATCACAGTGATGACAAACATTCAGATGGCCCAGTCGCAGGTGGGGGAAGCTCGGAAAATGTCAGCGGCTGCAGATAAGATGTTGGCCGAGACTAAAGTAGAAGAGATCCAAAGGATGGCAGAATATGTTTCGTTTCTAGACAATAGCGAGGAGTATGAGGTGCAGGAAGCTTATCTACGAGAGGACTAA
- the LOC120548891 gene encoding odorant receptor 131-2-like, producing MADNRSLVGGEPLQRQINDKVIIVQILVMIFLCINFLLIVTFLKKESLHTTARYMLFATSILSDSFILFMSDILLIFNYFEITMNVWSCIIISVVALLYSTVTPVTLTAMTLERYVAICMPLRHGELCSSRSTMHCILIIHGLSSVPCIVVLSTFFASASLRFYKQYSICSVEIFILYRWQDHIRSAVYQFYFLIMCITIIFCYVKIMKVAKSASGENRKSNWKGLRTVILHGFQLMLCLIQLWCPFIETSILQISLRLFIDVRYTNYILFSLAPRCLSPLIYGLRDETFFLALKNYAFFSLYKRNI from the coding sequence ATGGCAGATAACCGCTCACTGGTTGGTGGTGAACCTTTACAGAGGCAGATCAACGACAAGGTCATTATTGTGCAGATCCTGGTAATGATTTTTCTTTGCATTAACTTTTTGCTTATtgtgacctttttaaaaaaggagAGCTTACACACAACTGCACGCTACATGTTATTTGCTACTTCTATACTGTCTGATAGCTTTATATTATTCATGTCTGATATCCTGCTCATCTTCAACTATTTTGAAATCACCATGAATGTTTGGTCATGTATCATTATCTCTGTTGTAGCACTTCTATATAGTACAGTCACCCCAGTTACTCTGACAGCAATGACCCTGGAGCGCTACGTGGCTATTTGCATGCCTCTGCGTCATGGAGAGCTGTGCTCCTCTCGCAGCACTATGCATTGCATCCTCATCATTCATGGCCTCAGCTCTGTACCCTGTATTGTTGTTCTTTCCACCTTCTTTGCATCAGCCTCTCTTAGGTTTTACAAACAATACAGTATATGCTCTGTTGAGATATTCATTTTGTACAGATGGCAGGATCACATTAGGTCAGCTGTGTATCAGTTTTACTTCTTGATTATGTGTATAACTATTATATTCTGCTATGTTAAAATAATGAAAGTGGCCAAATCTGCATCAGGAGAGAATAGAAAGTCAAACTGGAAAGGTCTCAGAACGGTAATTCTTCATGGTTTCCAGCTGATGCTCTGTCTCATCCAGCTGTGGTGTCCATTCATAGAAACTTCTATACTTCAGATTAGTTTAAGATTATTTATAGATGTCAGGTACACTAACTACATACTGTTTAGTCTTGCTCCAAGATGTCTGAGTCCTCTCATTTATGGCCTCAGGGATGAAACATTTTTTCTTGCACTGAAAAACTATGCATTCTTCAGTTTGTATAAAAGAAATATTTGA
- the LOC120551756 gene encoding odorant receptor 131-2-like, whose product MSDNNSIAGGKSLRLHINEKFIIVQVLVVIFLSINMLLIVTFFKKESFYTTARYILFAVTLLSDSLILFMSDILLILTYFRFTMQIGLCIIIYIPLSLYTFVTPVTLTAMTLERYVAICMPLRHGELCSTRNALNSILVIHGLSSVPCIVVLSIFFASASHNLYTQYRICSMDIFVFLRWQDHIKLAVYQSYFLIMSVTIIFSYIGIVKVAKAASGENKKSSWKGLRTVILHAFQLLLCLIQLWCPFIETAIFQINLMLYNNVRIFNYITFYLAPRCLSPLIYGLRDENFFRALKYYVLFGYYCVKNNVP is encoded by the coding sequence atgtCAGATAACAACTCAATAGCTGGTGGTAAATCCTTGAGGCTTCACATCAATGAAAAGTTCATTATAGTGCAGGTTCTGGTGGTGATTTTCCTTTCCATCAATATGTTGCTCATTGTgaccttttttaaaaaggagagCTTCTACACAACTGCACGCTACATCTTATTTGCTGTTACACTACTGTCTGATAGCTTAATATTATTCATGTCTGATATTCTGCTCATCCTGACCTATTTCCGTTTTACTATGCAAATTGGCTTATGCATCATTATCTATATTCCTTTGTCTCTGTATACTTTTGTCACCCCAGTTACTCTGACAGCAATGACCCTGGAGCGCTACGTGGCTATTTGCATGCCCCTGCGTCATGGAGAGCTGTGCTCCACTCGTAACGCTCTGAACAGCATCCTCGTCATTCACGGCCTCAGCTCTGTACCCTGTATTGTTGTTCTCTCCATCTTCTTTGCATCTGCCTCCCATAACTTGTATACCCAATACAGGATATGCTCCATGGATATATTTGTCTTTCTCCGATGGCAGGATCACATTAAGTTAGCTGTATATCAGAGCTACTTCTTAATCATGTCTGTCACCATTATTTTTTCTTACATTGGAATAGTGAAAGTGGCCAAAGCTGCATCAGGAGAGAACAAAAAGTCATCATGGAAAGGTCTCAGAACGGTAATTCTTCATGCCttccagctgctgctctgtcTCATCCAGCTGTGGTGTCCATTCATAGAAACTGCTATATTCCAGATTAATTTAATGTTATACAATAATGTCAGGATCTTTAATTACATAACTTTTTATCTTGCTCCAAGGTGTCTGAGTCCTCTCATTTATGGCCTTAGGGATGAAAACTTTTTTCGTGCATTGAAATACTATGTCCTTTTTGGATATTActgtgtaaaaaacaatgtgccCTAA